The DNA segment GCGTACCAGCCGGGAAGAATACAGCGCGATTGAGTCCAGGAGAACACCCACGGAATAGCCCTGAGGTCCTCGACCGTCCGCTCGCCGCTTCGCGAGGCCGGCCGCGAACCCAGGTCCAGATCTTCGATGACGGTGATCGGTGTCGCTTGTTCGAAGTACTGGACGAAACCCTCACTCTCGAGGAGGTCGCGATACTCCTGGCGGGCGGCGTCGGCCATCGTATCCATGGCGTCGATCCACTCGTCTTCGATACGCTCTTTTGGCTGTTCGATAGCCTGTTTTCGCGCCCGGAGCTGGGCATTGAGCATCTGTTCGATGTTTCGCTCGGCGATGCGTGGATTACCGTACTTCTCGGCGATGGCTTCCCCCTGTTCGGTGAACTTCACCTGGCCGGTGACCGTGCTGTTTGGCAGCGCGAGCAATGCTTCGCTCATCGGGCCACCACCGCGTGAGATGGAGCCACCACGACCGTGGAACAGCCGCATCGTCACGTCGTAATCATCACAGATCTCCCCGAGCCGGCGCTGGTTCTTGTACAACGACCAGTTCGCTGCCAGGAAGCCGTTTTCTTTGTTCGAGTCGGAGTACCCCAACATGATTTCTTGCGTGCGACCGCGGGCCTCGAGCGCCTGGGCATAGGCTTCGTTCTCGAACAGCGTCCCCATGATACGACGGGCGCCCGAGAGCGCGTACTCGGTTTCGAGCAGCGGAACGATGTCCAACCCACAGTGTTCGGGGAGCGAGACGATCCCAGCCTGGTCGGCGAGGAACAGCACCTCGAGGACGTGGGATGGCTCGTTGTTCATCGAGATGCAGTAGGTGTCGATGGCCTCGACGCCGTACTCACGCTGCCACTCGGCGAGCGTGTCAAAGAGGGTGACGACGCGGCTCGAGGTATCCGTCAGGTCGTCGGTTTTCGAGAGATCGATCAGTGGCTCGTCCTGTAAGACGGCCTCAGTCAGCAGTTCGACGCGCTCGTCTTCGTCCAGTGCCGCGTAATCGATTCCCTCCCGTTCGAGAGTTTCGGTGATCGCGTCGGTGTGGTTCTGGCGATGGTCCCGAAGGTCGAGGCTAGCCAGCGAGAGGCCGAACGTCGCGACCTGACGGCGGAGCGGGTCCACGTGGGCTTCGACGACCGTTTCCGCATCGTTGTCACGGAGACTCTCCGCGATGACCTCGAGGTCAGTGGTAAGTTGGTCGGCGTCGTCGTAGCCGCCCGGTCGTACGTCGCCGACCCGCGCGAGGCGCTCGCGCATCAACTTGAGTTTCTGTCGGTAGGGTTCGCCCGGATAACGGTCTTCTGCGGTGCGCGCCACCCCTGGGAGCCGCTCGCGGTCTGCTTCCAGCGAGCTATCGAACGCACTGCCCGTGGTGATTCGGCTCCCATCCTGGCTCAGGACACCCGAGAGGCGTTTGAGTTGTTCGCGATAGCGCTCGAGAACGACTGCCCGCTGGCGCTCGAGGGTGTTCGCAGTCACTTCGGGTGTGACGTAGGGGTTGCCGTCACGGTCGCTGCCGGCCCACGAGCGAAACTCGAATAGTTTAGGAACGTCGGTCGGCCCATCGAGTTCGTCATCCAGTGCGTCGGCCAGTTCGTCGTACACCTCTCCGACGACGTCGAAAAGTGTGTTCTCAAGATACCACTGCACGTTTCTGGCTTCGTCCTCCGGTTCTGGTTGACGCTTTCTGACCTGGGGCGTCTGCCAGAGGCTCGTCACTTCGGCGTCGATATCGCGCCAAACCTGTTTGCGCTCTTTGTCGGTCAAAAGCCGCTCGTCCAGGGTCTCGAGGTGGTTGGCGACCGAGCGAAGCTTCGCTTTGACCGTCTTTCGTCGTGCTTCGGTTGGGTGTGCCGTAAACGTCGGTTCGATGAGGACGTCGTCGAGAATCCCCTCGACCGTTTCGTCGTCGACTTCTGCGAGTTCTGCAGCGGCCGTTTCGAGACTGTCTTCCAGCGTCCCCTCGTGTGAATCCTGTCGAATCGTCCGCACCCGTTCGCGCTCTTCGGCGAGATTTATCAGTTCGAAATAGGTAGTAAATGCTCGTGCAACAGTTCGCTGTTTGTGCGTCGAAAGGTTCTCGAGTTCGGTGATTAGCGATTTCCGTGAGTCGAGTTCGCCCGACCGGTAATCGATCGCGGCCGTCCGACACGATTCGACTGTTTCGAACGCGCGTCGAGACGTTTGGTCCTCGAGGACGTTGCCGAGCAACGCCCCGAGTTCCCGCACGTCCTGTCTGACTTCCCTGTTGTGCAGTGGCATACCTACTCCGTATGCGGCCTACTGCAAAAAACTCAGTACCTCGCGAAAGTTTGCCACGTGCATCGTTTTTCGTTACGTTAGTCGATGGTCGGATGAAGAAGAACGTCGGCCCCGCTATCGGTTCGTACGCGAAATCCGCTGGTGAGCGCAGATGGGTTGTGGAAACTCGAGAATTCGCTCAATTGTATTCACGCCACCGATAGCCACACTCGGTGCACTTGAAGAACCGGGTCGGTGGTTCGTCCGCCGAGGCGGTTTGTTTGATCGTGTACCACGCTTCCTCAGTTCCGCACTCGTCACAGCGTACGTCGGTCGCAATGGGTTTACCTTCGAAATTGGCGGACTCGTCGGATTCGATGACGTCGTCGAAGGTCTGTGATTCGGTCGTCACGAACGCGGCCTCCTGGTCGCGATCTCGGACACTCGAGTGGCCACAGTCGTCGTTCGTACAAACCATGTGGTCCCCATCGGCTTTCATCATCGAACCGCAGGCATCACAGAACTGCATATCCGGACTACTGGGTCGGCCCTGAAAAGGTATACGTTCATCCCTTTTTCGCACTGTTATGTTGAACGGGCGAACTGCCGATGAACGAGTATGACAGCGTTACCGGGACACCCCATAGACCGAGGTGGTGACCGATTGACGCGTGTATAATCGGATTTTCTACTCGAGGGTGGACAAGTGCTCACAAATCTTCGTATTATTTTAGATTGTGCACCTGAACGGGCACAACCCACCGTACTTACACCAACAGTTAGCTTTATTATTGGACGAACACTACACTGTGATGTCGACGGGAACTCCCGACGACGCGACGCATTGGCAAACAAACGACCCTGTGAGTGCCGGTGGTATGCGAACGTCCCACTGTTCGCCTACTCAATGACGCGAAACCCGTGTCATGGTGGATCACTCATGCTCAACAATCCATTTGCGACCATTCGTGGCTGTGTGGTCGCCCACTGCTCGTTCGGCCGCCATTTTCGGAGGCCGACGAACTGCCTTTCTTGCACTGGTGATCGGTGAGAATCGACGTGTTCACTCGAGGTGGCAATCGAAAACGGACACACCACGATGGCCAACCGTCTCTGTACTTACGACGACTGATCGAGATAGGCCATCGCTTCCTCGTCTGAAACCTGGCCGAAGTTGCGGTAGTACTGTCCCACTGCGCGGAAATCAGGCGGCGTCTGGAGGGCGATAACCTCGTCTGCCTCCTCCTTGAGTGTACGGAAGGAGTCCGGCGAACTCACCGGAACCGCGAGGATAACCGACGACGCACCGGCTTCCCGAACCTGACGAAGGCACGCAGTCGCCGTAGCCCCCGTCGCGACGCCGTCGTCGACGACCACCACGTGAGCATCCGTGAGCGAGACCGCATCGCCGTCACGATATCGGTCGGCTTTCTTCGCTGCGTTCTCGGCTTCCTCCTGGCGAACGTCCTCGAGGTAGTCCTCGGAGACGTTCAACTGGGAAACCAGTCGGTCGTTGAGCCAGACGGTGCCATCGCTACCGACAGCACCCAGTGCGAGTTCTGGATTCATCGGCGCACCGAGTTTTCGCGCAACGACCACGTCCAGTGTGGCATCGAGCGCGTCCGCGACCGGTCGGGCGACGGGTAATGCCCCACGGGGAATTCCGAGCACAACGTCGGCTTCGACACCCTGGTGCTCGAGTTCGTCGGCCAGTCGCTCACCGGCGTCCGTTCTGTCAGCGAACATAACACAGCGTACAACCTCGAAGACATTGATTATTGGCCCTGCTCGTTCCACAGAAACACGGATATCGAATCGATCGTCCACCGGAATATATACCGGATTCCGTCACGATTCTACGAACACAAATGCTCCGTCGGGATACCAGTAGCGACGACGACTCGAGCGCTACAGACGAGATAGACCATCCGTTGGTCGCCCGTCTGTACGGATCGCTCACACCGATGGAGTGGGTGTTCGCGCCACATCGTCGCTATCTCGCGGCGGACCTCTCCGGACGGGTTCTCGATCTCGGTGCCGGAACCGGCGGCATGTTCGAACCGGTTCAGACGGCAGTCGATTCCGATCTCGAGTATCACGCCATCGAACCCGACGAGACGATGCGCGAGCAGGCCGCAACACAGGCCAGAGAACTCGGCTTTCCGGTCGATCTCCGAGACGCTCGAGCCGAAGCCCTTCCGTACCCCGACGATGCGTTCGACGTCGTCCTCGCGAGCGTGGTCTTCTGTACAATTGCCGATCCCGAAGCCGCCCTCGAGGAGGTTGCTCGAGTACTCAAACCCGGTGGCGAGTTTCGATTTTTCGAGCACGTTCGCGCCGATGGCTGGCGTGAAACGGGCCAGGACATCGTCGATCCACTCTGGACTCGGCTTGCCGGTGGCTGTCACGTCAATCGGGACACCGTGGACCTGTTCGTCTCTCACGACGCCTTCGACGTCCTCGAGATCGAACGGATCCGGTTCGGTGTGTTCCCGGCAACCCCGTTCGTTCGGGGGACCCTTCGTCGACGGCGATGAGGCGATTGTCGAGTAGCGACGCTTCGGTGGTCGGTAGTCACAGAGTGCTCGCTGGTCACTCGAGATCTCGTCTCCCCTGCCAGAACGTGGAACACGCGCCTGAGTCATCACGCGTCGAACGACCCCGATACGCCCCAGGACCCGTCTCTCTTTTACCATCGAACACGACGACCGTGTATGGAGCACCCAGACGAAATCCTGCGCATGACGCCAGGGCCGACGACTGTGCCCCAGCGCGTCCGAGAGCGAATGGCTGAGCCAGCCTGGAATCCCGACGTCGAATCCGAGTTCGTCGACTTCTATGCTGCATTGACGGCCAAACTCGAGCCAGTGTACGGCGACGGTGACATCGCCATCCTCGGTGGGGAAGGCATCCTGGGACTCGAGGCAGCCATCGCCTCACTGGTCGAACCGGGAACGGAGGTGCTGTGTATCGCCAACGGCCTCTACGGCGAGGGGTTCGCCGATTTCGTCGATATGTACGGCGGAGAGGCGACCGTCTGTGGCGGTGACTGGCGAGAGCCACTCGATATCGCGTCCGTCGAACGGGAACTCGAGACCGGAACGTACGACGTTGCGACGATGGTCCACTGTGAGACGCCAACGGGCGTCCTGAACGACCTCGAGCCGGTACTGGAACTCCTCGAAGCACACGACGTGCTCAGCGTGGTCGACGCCGTTTCCTCGCTCGGTGGGACGGCCGTCTCAACAGAACTGATCGACGTCGTCCTCGGTGCGAGCCAGAAGTGTTTCAGTGCCCCGCCTGGTCTGACGGTGTGTGCGATCAGCGACCGTGCCTGGGAGCGAATCGAACGCGTCGAGACCCGCTCGTTTTACGCCAGCCTCGAGCCCTGGCGGACCGTCATCGAGGACCGCTGGTTCCCCTATACGCACCTCTCTTCGAACCTACTTGCACTCGACGAGGCAACCGACCTGTTGCTCGAGGAGGGGGTCGAGGACGTCTACAAACGCCACGAACGAGTGGCGAACCGCTGTCGACAGCGAGTCGATTCGATGGGCCTCGAAGTGTATCCCTCGAGTGATGCCCTCGCATCGCCGACAGTGACGGCGCTCGCTGTGGACGGGCAAGCGACCGCACTGCAACGACGGATTCGGGACGAGCACGATATCGTGCTCGCGACGGGACTTGGCGACCTCTCGGACGACATCATCAGAATCGGCCACATGGGCTACAACGCGCGTCTCGAGTGGGTCGATCGGACGATGGACGCGCTCGAGGACGTGTTATAAGGGGCCAGTCTACGGGTTGAAACGATCGAGTGGAGGAGAGTTTTCAGGACTGTAACGGTTCTTCTCGTATGCCAGAGGACTGTGTCAGGCCCAAACATACCACTCCAGCGACAGACCAAAACCCGTTTAGTCGGGCCGCTCACAGGAGGGATAATGAGTAAGAGTCACCGAATCGGACTCGTCGGCAAACCCTCTGTCGGCAAGTCCTCCTTTTTCAATGCGGCCACGATGAACGACGTTCCCGAGGGGGCCTACCCGTTCACGACAATCGATCCCAGCGTTGGTGAAGCGTACGTCCGCGTCGAAGACGCCGCCCCTGAATTCGACGAAGTGTCGACACCCAGCGTGGGCTATCTCGAAGGCGACGTTCGATTCGTTCCGACGAAACTGGTCGATGTCGCGGGATTGATTCCCGGCGCACACGAGGGGAACGGCCTCGGCAATCAGTTCCTGACCGACCTGAACGAGACGGACGTCCTGATCCACGTCGTCGACTTCTCGGGAGAGACGGACCTCGAGGGCGAACCAACCGAGGGGCACGACCCACGCAAGGACATCGACTTCCTCGAGGAGGAACTCGATCAGTGGTACCTGGGCGTCCTCGAGAAAGGGATCAACCGGTACGCCTCGGGCTACGTCACCGAAGAGGACGATATCGAGGAGGACCTTGCCGAGCAGATGAGCGCGTTCAAGATTAGCGAAGACGAGATCAAACTCCTGATTCGTCGGGTCGGTATCGGATTCGACCCCGATGAGTGGGACGACGACGACCGCCTCGAGTTGGCTCGTGAGATTCGCAAAGCGACCAAACCGATGGTGATTGCGGCCAACAAAATGGACACGCCACAGGCACAGGAGAACTTCCAGGAAATCGCTGCCGACCCCGAGTACGAACACCTCACGATGGTCCCCTGCAGCGCACATGCGGAAAAAGCACTCAAGACGGCCGGCGAGGCGGGCGTCGTCGAGTACCGACCCGGCGACGATGACTTCGAAATCGTGGGCGATATCTCTCCCGAGCAGGAACAGGGCCTCGAGCAGATTCGCGAGTTCGTGTCCGAGTACGGCGCGACTGGCGTTCAGGCTGCCCTCGAGACCGCACTCTTCGACGTGCTGGGCGTCGTGCCGGTGTTCCCAGGTGGCGCGAACGGTCTGGGCAACGAGCGCGGTGAGGTCCTCCCCGACTGCTATCTTATCCCGTCGGAGTCGACCGCCGAGGACTTCGCTTACAGTCTGCACTCTGACATCGGCGACGGCTTTCTCTATGCCATCGACTGTCGGAGCAACCGCCAGCTGGGCAAAGATTACGAGGTCGAGCCTCGAGACGTGATCGAAGTCGTCACGACGAACTGATCGGACGGTTCGCATCGCCCCCTCTCCATTACTTCATCATCCATATCATTTAGTATTACGCACGAACCAAATTGATTCAGTTGTGATAGTCGAAGCTTGCCACGAGAACGGTACAGGCACTCGAGTCGGCGATAAAATCCAACAGGTACTCACGGGTGGACCCGCTCTGTCCCGGTAATGGACGTCCAGCGGGCCCTCGAGTCCGGGCGACTGACGAAGGCGGAACTGGCCGTGTTCGTCTCCGGAATCACGAGTATGGGCCTCGAGATTCTCGCCGTGCGCATCGTCGCACCACAGTTCGGGAGTCACATCTACACCGTCGGCGGCCTACTGACCGTCTTCCTCGCCGCACTGAGTCTAGGCTACTGGCAAGGTGGGAAGCTGGCCAAAACGGCTTCGAATCGCCAGATGACGTGGATTTTACTCGCAACGGCAGTCTACATCGCCGTCGTCATCTATGCGAGCGATATGCTCTTGTATTACACCGCGACGATACCACTCGGACCGCGCTACGCCGCGTTGCCATCGATCGTCATCCTGTTCGGTCCACCGACGTATCTCCTCGGTTTTATCAGCCCGTATGCAGCCGAACTCTCAGCAAAGGAGGGGGTCGGCGAGGCATCCGGACACGTCTATGCCCTCGGCACCATCGGCAGCATTCTCGGCGCTGGTGCGACGACCTACCTGTTGATTCCCTCGCTCACGATCGACGAGATCGGGCTCCTCTTTGGCCTGATTCTCGTCGGGACGGCGCTCGTCCTCAGTCTCCCCCGGCCTTCGAAGGCAGTTGCCGTCACGCTCGTCGTCGTCACACTCGTCCTCTTTACCGCCTCGAGCAGTGCCGCCCTCGGTCTCGACCCGCGCGGTGAGGTCGTTTACCAGACACAGACCCCACATCAGCAACTCGAGGTCATCGATAACGACAACGTTCGAACGATGTATCTCGACGGCGCTCGCCACAGCGCTCTCGACCTCGAGGACGCAGATAGACACGTCTTCGCCTACACGCGATATTTTCACCTGACAATGTTATTACAAGAGGAACCCGAATCCGTCGACCGCGTGCTGTTCATCGGTGGTGGCGGTTACACCGGTCCGCAGGATTTCGAAGAGCACTACGACGTCACCATCGACGTCGTCGAAATCGACGGTGAGGTCACCCGCGCCGCAGAAACGTACTTCGGACTGGAGCAGTCGGATTCCCTACAGGCACACGAACACGATGGCCGACAGTTCCTCTACGAGACAGACCACACCTACGACGTCATCGTTCTCGACGCGTTCAAACGCGATCAGGTGCCGTTCCAACTGACGACGGTCGAGTTCATGACACTTGTCGACGACCGCCTCAGCGACGATGGAGTCGTCCTGGCAAACGTCGTCTCTGCTCCCGAAGGTTCCGCATCGGAGTTCTACCGCGCCCAGTACGCCACCATGGACGAGGTGTTCGAACAGGTCTACAGTTTCAAAACCTCGAGTACACCCGCCGTCCAGAACGTGCAGGTCATCGCGACGAAAGACGAGACGCGCCACTCCGTACATGACCTCGAGGCTCGAAACGAAGCGGGACACATCGACACTGACCTGTCGAAAGAGATCGATAACGCCCTCGAGCAACCGGCGACTGACGACGTGCCCGTCCTCCGAGACGATCAGGCGGCCGTCGACGCCCTGCTCGACCCGATGCTCGGTCAACAGTACGTCATCGAGGAGACCGAATCATCCGGTAGCGTCGGAGAAACAAACTCGAGCAGTAGCGACCGGACTGAGGAACGATACATCCGCGTCCCGGAAATCGATACCAAACGATAAGGCCCGGCCTCGAGTCACTCGACGAAGGCTCAGACGCCCGCACCGGTTGGTGCGTCCGGCAACTCGTGTTTCTCGGTTTCGAGCCCCAGTTCCTCGAGAGCGGCCTCGAGGTGTCGCTCTTCGGCGAACTCGACGCCATCTTCCTCGCGAAGTCGCTGGGCGGTCGCGAGTACCTCACCCCGACGGTCGTCTGGAATCGAGAATTTGTCCGTCGAGAGTTCGATCGTCAGCCCGTTGTTGTCACGGGTATACAGCGAGTGGAAGATGCCGCGGTCGAACTCGTTGTAGCCGTACCCTTCGGCTTCGAGGGCTTCACGGACCTCGACGAAACGTTCCGGTTCGATCGAAAACGAGAGATGGTGAACGGATCCGATCTGATGACGCAAGGGAGCAGGATTCGATTGCCGATCATCGCTAACGAAGAACGTGATGATTCTGCCGTCTCCGGTATCGAAAAACAGGTGCGTCGAGTTCGGGTCGTCCAGATTCGGCTGGCGCAAAACGAGTGGCATTCCCAGCACGTCACGGTAGTAGGCGATGGTGTCTTCCTCGTTCGAGCCGATCAGTGTGATGTGATCGGTACCGGAGGTATGAATCGGGCTGTCGGGTCGATCGGCGGTGATTTCGGGTGTTTCTGCCATAGTAGCCGATAGGAACTCCGGACTCATATCTCCGCGCTAACACTCGTGTCACCGGCCGATGTGCGAAGCGGGCCCTCGAGTTTGAGCAGCCCCCATACACGAGTTACCAGCCACCGATACGAGTTTGACCGTCACCGACACGACTTGCGACCAACTGACCATTTATACCCCATCCGTACCTCGAAGCAGGTGGATGACGCGACCTCTCTTCGACCGGGAGCCGGATGACGTGGTGCAGGTACTCGACCGACACGGTGAGATCGTCTCGCCGGCGTTGTTTCCCGACCTCGAGGACGAGGAACTGATGTCGATGTACCGTGACATGCGGGCGTCACGCCGCCTCGACGAACGGCTGATCAGCCTCCAGCGACAGGGTCGAATGGGCACCTACGCCTCGCTTGCCGGACAGGAGGGCGCACAGATCGGTTCGACCTACGCCGTCGACGAAACGGATCAACTGTTCTATCAGTACCGCGAACACGGCGCACTCGTCGCACGGGGGATGCCCTGGGAGTACCTGCTGTACTGGATGGGCCACGAACGCGGGAACGCAGCACTCGAGGAGGCGAACGTCTTCCCGTTGAACATCACGATCGGCGACCACATCCCCCACGCAGTCGGCTGGTCGTGGGCCGCGAAACTCGCTGGCGACGAGGGGGTAACGGTAGTCCACTTCGGCGATGGGTCGACCTCCGAGGGTGATTTTCACGAGGGCCTCAATTTTGCCGGGGTGTACGACACGCCGACGATCTTTTGTTGTCACAACAATGGCTGGGCGATTTCGACACCGGCAGGTGCTCAGACGGCCGCCGACACCTACGCACAGAAAGCGATCGCCTACGGTTTCGAGGGGATTCGTGTCGATGGGATG comes from the Natronosalvus amylolyticus genome and includes:
- a CDS encoding thiamine pyrophosphate-dependent dehydrogenase E1 component subunit alpha, with the translated sequence MTRPLFDREPDDVVQVLDRHGEIVSPALFPDLEDEELMSMYRDMRASRRLDERLISLQRQGRMGTYASLAGQEGAQIGSTYAVDETDQLFYQYREHGALVARGMPWEYLLYWMGHERGNAALEEANVFPLNITIGDHIPHAVGWSWAAKLAGDEGVTVVHFGDGSTSEGDFHEGLNFAGVYDTPTIFCCHNNGWAISTPAGAQTAADTYAQKAIAYGFEGIRVDGMDPLATYTAVEAAREKAVSDDGTPRPTLIEAVQYRYGAHTTADDPTAYRDEVDVEYWKRRDPLERLETFLRNCSLLDDEGLAAMDDEIDAWIGGLIDRAEPESADPRTMFEHVYESQTERIAAQQAHLERLRAEHGDEALLEEER
- a CDS encoding transcription factor S, producing the protein MQFCDACGSMMKADGDHMVCTNDDCGHSSVRDRDQEAAFVTTESQTFDDVIESDESANFEGKPIATDVRCDECGTEEAWYTIKQTASADEPPTRFFKCTECGYRWREYN
- a CDS encoding class I SAM-dependent methyltransferase encodes the protein MLRRDTSSDDDSSATDEIDHPLVARLYGSLTPMEWVFAPHRRYLAADLSGRVLDLGAGTGGMFEPVQTAVDSDLEYHAIEPDETMREQAATQARELGFPVDLRDARAEALPYPDDAFDVVLASVVFCTIADPEAALEEVARVLKPGGEFRFFEHVRADGWRETGQDIVDPLWTRLAGGCHVNRDTVDLFVSHDAFDVLEIERIRFGVFPATPFVRGTLRRRR
- a CDS encoding pyridoxal-phosphate-dependent aminotransferase family protein, with protein sequence MEHPDEILRMTPGPTTVPQRVRERMAEPAWNPDVESEFVDFYAALTAKLEPVYGDGDIAILGGEGILGLEAAIASLVEPGTEVLCIANGLYGEGFADFVDMYGGEATVCGGDWREPLDIASVERELETGTYDVATMVHCETPTGVLNDLEPVLELLEAHDVLSVVDAVSSLGGTAVSTELIDVVLGASQKCFSAPPGLTVCAISDRAWERIERVETRSFYASLEPWRTVIEDRWFPYTHLSSNLLALDEATDLLLEEGVEDVYKRHERVANRCRQRVDSMGLEVYPSSDALASPTVTALAVDGQATALQRRIRDEHDIVLATGLGDLSDDIIRIGHMGYNARLEWVDRTMDALEDVL
- a CDS encoding VOC family protein; translated protein: MAETPEITADRPDSPIHTSGTDHITLIGSNEEDTIAYYRDVLGMPLVLRQPNLDDPNSTHLFFDTGDGRIITFFVSDDRQSNPAPLRHQIGSVHHLSFSIEPERFVEVREALEAEGYGYNEFDRGIFHSLYTRDNNGLTIELSTDKFSIPDDRRGEVLATAQRLREEDGVEFAEERHLEAALEELGLETEKHELPDAPTGAGV
- a CDS encoding phosphoribosyltransferase; protein product: MFADRTDAGERLADELEHQGVEADVVLGIPRGALPVARPVADALDATLDVVVARKLGAPMNPELALGAVGSDGTVWLNDRLVSQLNVSEDYLEDVRQEEAENAAKKADRYRDGDAVSLTDAHVVVVDDGVATGATATACLRQVREAGASSVILAVPVSSPDSFRTLKEEADEVIALQTPPDFRAVGQYYRNFGQVSDEEAMAYLDQSS
- a CDS encoding redox-regulated ATPase YchF; translation: MSKSHRIGLVGKPSVGKSSFFNAATMNDVPEGAYPFTTIDPSVGEAYVRVEDAAPEFDEVSTPSVGYLEGDVRFVPTKLVDVAGLIPGAHEGNGLGNQFLTDLNETDVLIHVVDFSGETDLEGEPTEGHDPRKDIDFLEEELDQWYLGVLEKGINRYASGYVTEEDDIEEDLAEQMSAFKISEDEIKLLIRRVGIGFDPDEWDDDDRLELAREIRKATKPMVIAANKMDTPQAQENFQEIAADPEYEHLTMVPCSAHAEKALKTAGEAGVVEYRPGDDDFEIVGDISPEQEQGLEQIREFVSEYGATGVQAALETALFDVLGVVPVFPGGANGLGNERGEVLPDCYLIPSESTAEDFAYSLHSDIGDGFLYAIDCRSNRQLGKDYEVEPRDVIEVVTTN
- the ppc gene encoding phosphoenolpyruvate carboxylase, whose product is MPLHNREVRQDVRELGALLGNVLEDQTSRRAFETVESCRTAAIDYRSGELDSRKSLITELENLSTHKQRTVARAFTTYFELINLAEERERVRTIRQDSHEGTLEDSLETAAAELAEVDDETVEGILDDVLIEPTFTAHPTEARRKTVKAKLRSVANHLETLDERLLTDKERKQVWRDIDAEVTSLWQTPQVRKRQPEPEDEARNVQWYLENTLFDVVGEVYDELADALDDELDGPTDVPKLFEFRSWAGSDRDGNPYVTPEVTANTLERQRAVVLERYREQLKRLSGVLSQDGSRITTGSAFDSSLEADRERLPGVARTAEDRYPGEPYRQKLKLMRERLARVGDVRPGGYDDADQLTTDLEVIAESLRDNDAETVVEAHVDPLRRQVATFGLSLASLDLRDHRQNHTDAITETLEREGIDYAALDEDERVELLTEAVLQDEPLIDLSKTDDLTDTSSRVVTLFDTLAEWQREYGVEAIDTYCISMNNEPSHVLEVLFLADQAGIVSLPEHCGLDIVPLLETEYALSGARRIMGTLFENEAYAQALEARGRTQEIMLGYSDSNKENGFLAANWSLYKNQRRLGEICDDYDVTMRLFHGRGGSISRGGGPMSEALLALPNSTVTGQVKFTEQGEAIAEKYGNPRIAERNIEQMLNAQLRARKQAIEQPKERIEDEWIDAMDTMADAARQEYRDLLESEGFVQYFEQATPITVIEDLDLGSRPASRSGERTVEDLRAIPWVFSWTQSRCILPGWYALAAGLDAYLEDGGDVETLQTMYDEWAFFRSTLDNAALSLSRTELEIAEQYADLAEADLRETYFPRITDEYERAVELVTTVGQREELHTRDWLGENLERRNPYVDPLNLLQTHLLGQTHRTDVEERTLRLTVKGIAAGMKNTG
- a CDS encoding spermidine synthase; the protein is MDVQRALESGRLTKAELAVFVSGITSMGLEILAVRIVAPQFGSHIYTVGGLLTVFLAALSLGYWQGGKLAKTASNRQMTWILLATAVYIAVVIYASDMLLYYTATIPLGPRYAALPSIVILFGPPTYLLGFISPYAAELSAKEGVGEASGHVYALGTIGSILGAGATTYLLIPSLTIDEIGLLFGLILVGTALVLSLPRPSKAVAVTLVVVTLVLFTASSSAALGLDPRGEVVYQTQTPHQQLEVIDNDNVRTMYLDGARHSALDLEDADRHVFAYTRYFHLTMLLQEEPESVDRVLFIGGGGYTGPQDFEEHYDVTIDVVEIDGEVTRAAETYFGLEQSDSLQAHEHDGRQFLYETDHTYDVIVLDAFKRDQVPFQLTTVEFMTLVDDRLSDDGVVLANVVSAPEGSASEFYRAQYATMDEVFEQVYSFKTSSTPAVQNVQVIATKDETRHSVHDLEARNEAGHIDTDLSKEIDNALEQPATDDVPVLRDDQAAVDALLDPMLGQQYVIEETESSGSVGETNSSSSDRTEERYIRVPEIDTKR